The region AGACCATGGGTTCAAAAACCCCATAAAAAGCAAGCTCCTGATTTAGATATGTCTTCATAAAGCCCAGGATGTCAGGTGCATAAACGAACACCACTAAGGATGTGAGGCTAAATGCTACAATCCCCTCAATTAAGAATCTCCTGAGATATAGTAATACCTTCAGGGCCGTCATAGATAATTGCTCTTGGGACCAGTCTCAGCCAGTAGCAGGGAGAAGGCAGAAGGAAGAAGGCAGAAGCTGAAGAGAGGTAGATTGTAGGGCCTCTGGCTTTTGTACAGACAGGACTTGCTTCTTCCTTCTACCTGTTATATTAGGTGAATTATCCCAACGGGTATTTTCACGGTAAATTATGCAATTGGCGAATTTGGCCAATATGCGAGGCGCGAGGGACGAAGCAGTGCATAATTTGGGATGAACGCTCATTGTCATGAGCTCCTTAGGATTGTCTTAAATAGGAAACTGCATTTCTAAATATTTGCACCCCTGCTCCCTCTTCAGGAAGGTCCATCCTGGTCCATCTCGGGTGATTTGTCCGGTGGGTGAATGCCTCTGGATGGGGCATAAGCCCAAAAATCCGTCCTGTAGAGTCTGTAATCCCTGCAATTGCAAGCTCAGATCCATTCGGATTCAAGGGATACTCCTGAGTAGGTTCACCTAGCTTTGGATCTACATACTGGAAGACTATATGGTTTTGGGACTCAAGAGTCTTTAATACGTCTTGATTCAGTGTAACAAACTTACCTTCTCCATGCCTTACCGGGACCTCCAGGTACTCTATACCTCGTGTAAACACACATGGCGAATTAGGATTTGCCTTGAGAGTCACCCATCTGTCTTCAAACCTTCCAGAATCATTATATGTGAGACTGACAAGACGCGTTGTATAATCCCCATTGATTCCTGGGAGCAGTCCGGTCTTTACAAGTAATTGAAATCCATTACAAATCCCAAGAATCAGACCGCCCCTTTCAATAAACTCGAGGATTTCATCTATAAGCCTCTTTTCCTTTCCTTTGATCTTGGCATATTTCAACCTGTGGGCCCCTGCCTGGGCAGCCCCAAGATTGTCTCCATCAAGAAATCCTCCAGGCAGATTAAGAAACTGATAGTCTTTAAGGCTTATGCTTCCATCAAGGATATCACTCAAATGTACTATATCTACACGGTCTGCTCCCCCAATTTTCACCGCATGCGCCATCTCTCTTTCGCAATTCGTGCCATATCCTGTAGTAACAATGGCCCTTACTTTAACTGTGCTCATGTGCTACGTTCCTCCTAGCCATTTAATAAGACTTCACGGAGTCTAATCCCAAATTATGCACTGCGAAAGAGGGCAAAAATGAATTTTCTTTTTATATCAATCAATTGCCTTATTGCAACCTATTGCTGAACATTCACCTTTTTGGTGCCTCAAAATTCATGCTTTTTTTGCCCTCTTTCGCAGCCCTTCGGGATTGGCGATTTTGCCCAATCTTCTTTGTTGCTCGGGGCTCGAAGTACCTAAGTACGTCTTCGCCCCTCGCGCCTCGAATCTTGGGCAAACTCGCCAATTGCATAATTTGGGCTAATAGTTGCCAATTACAGTAACTCCCCAATCCATAGGCGTTGGGAGTTCGCCTGTCATTCTCATCTTTCGTGACCACACGAATTAGCCACAACTACAACACTGCAATCCCCCCTTTTGTAAGCCTTCACAATATATAATCCCAAATTATGCAAACGGGATTACCATCTTTCTATTATCTTCAAAACCAACTGGGTAGTATCTACCATGGCCTTAAGGGAGATGCACTCGTTGGTCGTATGTACCTTCTCCATACCTATCCCAAGGATTGCAGTAGAAATCCCCTTGCCACACAAGATGTTTGCGTCGCTTCCTCCACCTGTCTCCTGAACCTTTAGGGAATGCCCAAGGTGACCGGCAGCACTCCTAGCAGTCTCAATTAAAACGTGGTCTTCTGGAATATTGAGTAAAGGGTAATCATCATTGATCTCCACCTGCACCACAGGTCCCTTCCCCTTTTGCTGACTCTCCAGACCTAGTTTATGAAAAGGTGCAACAATCTCATCCTGTACCTCTTTCAGCCTTTTTTCGTCATGACTTCGTACTTCACCCTCTATCTCAACTAGATCGGGGACAATATTTGTGGCCTTACCCCCTTTTATGAGGCCGATATTGGCTGTGGTCTTGGAGTCAATCCGTCCAATTGGCACCTGACTTATAGCCTTTGAAGCGAGGACAATGGCGTTTATCCCCTCCTCTGGCGCTATCCCGGCGTGGGCACTCTTGCCATGGACTTTGATCCTAAACCTTATGGCACACGGAGCGCGATTTATAAGATTGAAGGTCCCTGTGGTATCGAGTGCATATCCAGACTTAGCCTCAATCAAACCAACGTCCAGGGCCTTTGCCCCAAGTAACCCTATTTCCTCACACACTGTGAAGACAAATTCAAGGGGTGGCCTAGACAAGCCATTTTCCTTTATAAGCCTTGCGACTTCTATTAAAATCGCACAGGCAGCCTTGTCATCACCACCTAGAACCGTGGTGCCATCACTTCTGAAGACCCCGTTTTCAAAGATGACCTTGATCCCCTTTGCAGGTTCTACTGTATCCATGTGGGCATTAAAAAGAAGGGGAGTCCGTCCAGTGTCTCCAGGGATTTTAACGATTATATTGGCCGTCTCAGAACCTGTAATCTCTTGAGAATTGTCTTCAAGGACCGTAAATCCTAACTCATCTGAAAAGACCTTCTTTAGATACCAAGCCACCTCACCTTCATGCCCGGACGGGCTCTCGATCTCACACAATTCAATAAAGGTCTGTTTTAATCTCTCCTGATTTATCTTCATTTTAAAAACTACGCGTCATAAGGATTTATACAAGCGACAAAATGCCCTGGCCCAATCTCCCTAAGGACCGGACTAACACTTTTGCACTCCCCCTTTCGAACTCTGCATCTCTCAAAAAAGGGACAGGCATCATGAGAGAGTTTACTCCCTAGTTGGACATCTGAAAAGTCTGATGGTTGGCACTCCAGGGTCCGGTCAAGGTTTTGAGTTTTGAGTTTTGAGTTTTTAGTTATTGGGATCGTAACTTTTGGAACGGCTTTCATGAGTAGTCGCGTATATGGATGGAGCGGTGTAGCATCGGAAGGAAATATCTCTACAATTACACCCCGATACATCACAGCGATCTTGTCACTCACAAACTTCACTATAGGAATGGCATGGGAGATAAACAGAATGGTAAGACAGTGGCGTTCGTGTAGGTCCAGGATGAGATTTATTATCTGGGCCTGAATAGAGACATCCAAGGCGCTTGTTGGTTCGTCACATATTATAAAGGATGGCCTAGTAGACAGAGCCCTGGCTATCCCAATCCGCTGTTTCTGCCCCCCACTAAGTTCATGAGGATAACGATCCAAAAACGCTGGCCCAAGCCCAACCTCTTTTAAAAGAGAGACCACCTCAGCCTCAAGTCTGCTTTTATCGCAGAGTCCGTGTATCAAAAGGGGTTCCCTCAAGGTTTCATAAACCGTCTTTTTGGGGTTTAACGATGAGACTGGATCCTGAAAGATCATCTGGGACGTTCTACGAAACTCTTTAGAGATCCTACTGCCCTTGGCTTTTCCCCAAAGGGACCTTCCCTGGAACCATACCTCCCCTTTAGTCGGAGGTTCCAATCCCAGGAGAAGCCTTGCAAGGGTAGACTTTCCTGAGCCGCTTTCTCCCACCAGCCCAAGGATCTCACCTTCTTTTATCTCAAGATCCACATTTCTTACTGCCCGAACTTCATGTGACGATGTTGCAAAAAATCCCTTTTTTATAAAATAGCTCTTTTGAAGGCCTGAAGCCCTAATTAAAAGTGTTGAGTGTTGAGTTTTGAGTTTTGAGTTGAAGGAACAATCCCCCTTAAGGAGTTTTGAGTTTTGAGTGTTGAGTGCTGAGTTAATTTGCATCTTCATTCAATGTCTTAACTATTCTGGTTAGTATATTGACTATATTATTTATTTCCTTCAATAAAACATTCTTTTCCTTAAACCCATCCAAATAGCCTGATGCATCAAGCAACTTTATCCAATATGCAGTTTCTCTTGCCTCCTTGCTTGCTATTGACATCTTTGACATAAAATCTTTCCGGGCTTGCGCAGCCTACGCCTCCTCAATATTTGCACCAATTGACGTGCCACTTCGTAAAAGCTGTTTAGCAAGCACATATTCATTTTCAGATTGCAAATATTTATAAACCTCAACTACCAATAATGCGAACTTAAATGCCCGGTCCTCTATTCTCATATTCCTATAACTCAAAACTTAAAACTCAAAACTTCTATAAAGGTCTTTCTTCCTTCAACTCAAAACTCAACACTCAAAACTCAAAACTTCTATAAATCTTTTCCTTCAACTCAAAACTCAAAACTTAAAACTCAAAACTTCTTAATTAGGCTTTTGCCAGTCATCTCTTCTGGCGTATCCAGCCCCATAATCTCAAGAATGGTTGGGGCCACGTCCCCAAGTTTGCCCCTTCTAAGGGAGATCCCCTTTCTATTGGGATCGACAAGATAAAAAGGTACAGGTGAAGATGTATGGGCAGTGAAGGGACCTCCTTTTTCATCCAACATTTTTTCTGCATTCCCGTGGTCTGAGGTCACCAGGGCCACCCCTCCCCTTTTGAGCCAGGCATCCACAATAGCACCAACACACTGGTCTACTACAGTACAGGCCTTTATGGCTGCATCCAACACACCAGTGTGACCAACCATATCGCCATTTGCAAAATTGACCACCACAAGTTGGTAATCTTCGCTTTCGATCCTCCGGAGCAATTCATCACGGATTGACTCAGCACTCATCTCTGGTTTCAGATCGTATGTCGGGATGTCTCTTGGCGAAGGTATCAGGCATCTTTCTTCATTGTCAAAGGCCTCTTCTTCTCCCCCATTAAAAAAATAGGTTACATGGGCGTATTTTTCTGTCTCTGCAATCCTAAGCTGTTTTAAGCCGTTGAGGCTCATGACCTCACCAAGAATATTTTTTAGGTGCTCTGGTGGAAAGGCTACTGGCAGATCAAAGGCCTCATCGTACATAGTCATAGTAGCAAAATATGAGAGCTTTGGCCTTTGCTTCTGCGGGAATTCCTTAAAATCCTTTTCTGTAAAGGCCCGGGTTAACTCCCTAGCTCTGTCTGCCCTAAAATTAAAAAAGATTATTGAGTCTCTGTCTTTGACCCGCTTTGTCCCATCGATAATGATGGGCTTTACAAATTCGTCTGTCTCACCTCTTTCATATGCCCTTAGCACGCCATCTACTGGGTCCTTTTCAATGTGGCCTGTCCCATCAGTTAAGGCTTCATATGCGACCTTCACCCTATCCCAGCGTCTATCGCGGTCCATGGCGTAGTATCGCCCTATACAAGTTGCTATGCTACCAATCCCCTCACTCTCAATAAAATCCTGTAGTTCTTTCAAATAACCTGCCCCACTCTTTGGGGGAGTATCCCTTCCATCTAAGAAGGCGTGTATTTGAAGATCCCTAACGCCAAGGCCCTTGGCCATGCGTATAAGACTCAGCAAATGCTCGAAGTCAGAATGCACCCCTCCCTTTGACACAAGCCCAAAAAGGTGCACGGTCTCTCCCTCAACCATGGCCTCTTTTAGCACAGGATTGTCAAAAAAAGATCCATCACCAATGGCCCTGTTGATTCTAGTGAGGTCCTGATAGACGATCCTGCCTGCACCGAGATTGAGGTGTCCTACCTCAGAATTTCCCATCTGCCCCGGTGGCAGCCCCACTGCTTCACCAGATGCATCGAGGAGAGTAAAGGGAAACTCCTTTTTGTAGGAATCCAAATTTGGTGTGTGGGCAAGCTTGATTGCATTTCCCTCCACGTCTTCACGCCAGCCCCAGCCATCCATTATTACCAGCATGACCTTCTTTGAAATCATGAGGTTTTGCTCCTTATCTCTATACGTCTTGCCGTATTTGCTCACAGGGCACCGCATCTACTGCGTTGTGGGGCACTCGACGTACAGGAAGTACGACTTCGTGCCCTCCGCCTTGTATCTACCACCCTGTAAGCAAATACAAATCAGTACCTTACAATTTTTTCGGGGACTTATCCCCGTGACTGGATACGTCTTGCCTCGTGCCAGAGGCCCTCCAGGTCATAAAACTCCCTCATGGGTTCATAAAAGAGGTGGATGACTATGTCTCCATAGTCCATAAGTATCCACTTACCCTCTCTCTCACCCTCCACCTCTTTTAAATAGATTTTATGTTTTTTTAAGTGTTCCCTGAGCCTTTCAAAAGTACCCTGTACATGCCTTGTACTCCGTCCCTGGGCAATTATAAAGAAGTCACAGATACTAGATAGCCCCCTTACGTCTAGGGCTACTATGTTTTCTCCATGACTTTCTTCAAGCTCCTTCAAAAAAGCTGAAGCCTCTCCTCTACGTCCTGGACGTGCCTGGGATTGTCTTCAAGGTTTGCAGTATTGATTGCCTTTACGTTCATGTGGATCTTATGTTCCTCCAAGTAATCAATGCATTCTTGGGGGAGGAGAAATCTTGGGGATTTCCCTTCCCTCAACAGCTGCCTTATCTTTGAGCTCGAAATCTCAAGCTGCGTGACAGAAAACGTAATGATGCGTCCATTTGAAAGCTCCTCTGGGAACACCTCCTGAGCAAAGGCCTCTACGGCCTCTGGCCCCTCTCGCGTCCTTACCATCACCACCAAAGTGGCAAGATCAAATAATCGTTTGTAATCCTTCCACGTCGTTAACTCAAAAAAGGCGTCGCTTCCTATGAGGAAATATAAGCACGCCCCTTCAGGTAGGGATTTTTTTAAGGCCTCTAAGGTATTTACGCTATATGATGGAGTAGTTAGGTCTTTTTCTATTTCCGAGCAACTAAAACAGTTTAGTCCTTCTATCGCAAGATTTACGAGCCTCACCCTGTGCTCAAAAGGGGTGAGTTTCAAAGGATCCTTGTGTGGAGGATGATAGGTTGGGACAAAAATAATCTTATCAAGACCAATCCCCTGACAAACCTCCAGGGCACTCCTCAAGTGCCCATAGTGAATGGGATCAAATGCTCCACCTATGATACCAAACTTATTCCCTGATCTGTCCATCTCCATAAGCAATAAATTTTGTAGTTGTAAGCTCCTCTAGCCCCATTGGTCCATAGGCGTGGAGCTTTGATGTGCTTATTCCTATTTCTGCTCCTAGCCCAAGCTGACCTCCATCATTAAAACGAGTGGAGGCATTTACTAGGACAAGGGATGCGTCCACCTCTTTGAGAAAACGTCTTGCCCTTTCATAATCCTTGGTAACAATGGCTTCTGTATGGTTGGAACCGTATTTCGAGATATAATCCATGGCCTCGTCCATAGAACCCACTATCTTTACTGCCAAGATGAGATCAAGGAATTCCTGGCCCCAATCATCAGCTGTGGCGGCTACTGCATCCTTCAAAATACTTAGGGTCTTTTTACAGCCTCTTAGCTCAACTCCGGCCTCCTTAAATCTTTTTGCCATGGCCGGGAGAAATGTCTTGGCTATCTCTTCGTGGACCAACATTCCCTCCATTGCGTTACAGACCCCAGGCCTTTGGACCTTTGAATTGAAACAAATGTCTTGGGCCATCTCGATATCCGCATATTTATCCACATACACATGGCATACGCCTTTATAGTGTTTAAGGACTGGGATCCTTGAATTCTCTGCTACAAACCTTATGAGTCCTTCGCCTCCTCTGGGGATCACCAGGTCAATTTCCTCTTCGCGCTTAAGTAGCTCATTAACCGCCTCTCTATCTGTTACAGGGACTACCTGAACAGCTGCCTCTGGGATATCAAACTCTCGAAGTGCCTGGTGGAATATACGGGCAAGGGCCATATTGGAATGAATTGCATCTGACCCACCTCTTAATATCACCGCATTTCCCGCCTTAAGACAGAGCCCTGCAGCGTCAATAGTAACGTTTGGCCTAGATTCGTATATCATGCAGATGACCCCAAGGGGTATCCTAACCCTTCCCACCTGGAGTCCATTGGGCCTCTTCCACATTCGCGGGACCTCACCAACGGGATCTGGGAGAGCTACCACATCTCTTAGCCCTTGAACCATGGAATCAATCACCTTATCTGAAAGGGTGAGCCTATCAATGAAAGCACTTGATAAACCCTTTTCTTCTGCGGCCTTAAGATCCTTTTTGTTCTCCTCTTGAAGGGAATGTCTATTTTCAAGAATAAGCTCAGCAGTCCTTAAAAGACAATTATCCTTTATCTGAGAAGAAAGATTGGCAACTTTTCTAGAAGCCTCTTTTGCCTGTCTCGAAATTTCAGCGCAAATTTTTTTTACATCACTCATGACTTCCTCCCAATACCACCATATTGTCCCTATGAATGACTTCAGGGATAGTGCTTAATCCAAGCTTAGCTGAGATCTCCTCTGATCTCAAACCCAAAATATTTTTGAGATCCTTTGAGTTCCAACTTATAATGCCTGTAGCCACCTTTCTCCCACGACAATCCTTACATACGACACAGTCGCCCTGCTCAAAATCTCCTTCTATCGATGTAATTCCCACTGGGAGAAGGCTCTTTCCTCCTTGTTCAATGGCTCTTACAGCCCCATCATCAAGGTACAAGACCCCTTCAGGATCAAGGGTACAGGCAATCCAAGGCTTTTTCCCGTGGAGGATGGGCCTCTTTTTGGGCAGAAACAGGGTCCCAATGGGCTTTCCCTTCACAATGTCCAAGAGACATTCTGGCCGCCTTCCCTTGGCAATTACCATTGGTACTCCACTTGCAGTCACAAGGCGTGCAGCTTCGAGTTTTGATCTCATACCGCCTCTTCCTGCCCGTCCTGGCTCATTGCCAGCCATTTTTATTATTTCATCTGAAACATCTTCTACAACCCTCAAGATCTCTGCCTCGGGATTCTTTCGAGGATCCTCGGAATATAGGCCATCTATATCGCTCAGGGTAATCAAGAGGTCTGCATCTGCAAGGTCCACTACCAAAACAGAGAGGGCATCGTTGTCTGTAAACTGAATTTCGTCTGTTGCCACTGTGTCATTTTCATTGATTATTGGGATTATGCCCCAGCGAAGAAGTGTCTGAATGGTATTCTTTGCATTTGTATATCGCCGTCTTGCCACAAGGCCGTCGCGGGTCAGGAGTACTTGGGCCACGACAATCCCGAACCTAGAAAACGCACTCTCATAGTACTCCATCAATCTTCCCTGACCAACTGCCGCAAGTGCCTGTTTTTCAGGGATGGTCTTTGGCCGAATCTTACCTCCAAGTCTCAGGATTCCCGCTGCAATAGCACCAGACGATACAATCACCACATCTATCCCCTGGGAGCGGAGCCTGGCGACCTGGTCAGCTATCTGAATTATAATTGTCTCATCTAACCCAAGGTCTGATGCAAGTACAGCGCTACCAATCTTTATTACAAGGCGTCTTTTTGAACCTATTACCTCTTTCCAGCTCGTATCATTCATGGTGAAATTCTATATATCACAGATGCATGTAATTTACACTTGTTAAACAAGTGGTTGTGGCCAAACAATGAATAGTGAATAGGCGAGAAAGTCAATACCTTACCCGTTGGGATAATTAACTTGGTACTAATGCAATAACAGGTAGAAGGCAGAAGGTAGAAGTGAGAAGCAAGCCCTGCCTGTACAAAAGCCAGAGGCGCTACCTTCTATCTTTCTTCAGGTCCTCCCTTCTTCCTTCAACTCAAAACTCAAAACTCAAAACTCAAAACTTTTATACGGGGTGACGAATTCGTCCGTCATGAAGGTTTG is a window of Dissulfuribacter thermophilus DNA encoding:
- a CDS encoding oligopeptide/dipeptide ABC transporter ATP-binding protein, with protein sequence MKMQINSALNTQNSKLLKGDCSFNSKLKTQHSTLLIRASGLQKSYFIKKGFFATSSHEVRAVRNVDLEIKEGEILGLVGESGSGKSTLARLLLGLEPPTKGEVWFQGRSLWGKAKGSRISKEFRRTSQMIFQDPVSSLNPKKTVYETLREPLLIHGLCDKSRLEAEVVSLLKEVGLGPAFLDRYPHELSGGQKQRIGIARALSTRPSFIICDEPTSALDVSIQAQIINLILDLHERHCLTILFISHAIPIVKFVSDKIAVMYRGVIVEIFPSDATPLHPYTRLLMKAVPKVTIPITKNSKLKTQNLDRTLECQPSDFSDVQLGSKLSHDACPFFERCRVRKGECKSVSPVLREIGPGHFVACINPYDA
- a CDS encoding phosphoribosylformylglycinamidine synthase subunit PurQ, with product MSTVKVRAIVTTGYGTNCEREMAHAVKIGGADRVDIVHLSDILDGSISLKDYQFLNLPGGFLDGDNLGAAQAGAHRLKYAKIKGKEKRLIDEILEFIERGGLILGICNGFQLLVKTGLLPGINGDYTTRLVSLTYNDSGRFEDRWVTLKANPNSPCVFTRGIEYLEVPVRHGEGKFVTLNQDVLKTLESQNHIVFQYVDPKLGEPTQEYPLNPNGSELAIAGITDSTGRIFGLMPHPEAFTHRTNHPRWTRMDLPEEGAGVQIFRNAVSYLRQS
- a CDS encoding glutamate-5-semialdehyde dehydrogenase: MSDVKKICAEISRQAKEASRKVANLSSQIKDNCLLRTAELILENRHSLQEENKKDLKAAEEKGLSSAFIDRLTLSDKVIDSMVQGLRDVVALPDPVGEVPRMWKRPNGLQVGRVRIPLGVICMIYESRPNVTIDAAGLCLKAGNAVILRGGSDAIHSNMALARIFHQALREFDIPEAAVQVVPVTDREAVNELLKREEEIDLVIPRGGEGLIRFVAENSRIPVLKHYKGVCHVYVDKYADIEMAQDICFNSKVQRPGVCNAMEGMLVHEEIAKTFLPAMAKRFKEAGVELRGCKKTLSILKDAVAATADDWGQEFLDLILAVKIVGSMDEAMDYISKYGSNHTEAIVTKDYERARRFLKEVDASLVLVNASTRFNDGGQLGLGAEIGISTSKLHAYGPMGLEELTTTKFIAYGDGQIRE
- the proB gene encoding glutamate 5-kinase is translated as MNDTSWKEVIGSKRRLVIKIGSAVLASDLGLDETIIIQIADQVARLRSQGIDVVIVSSGAIAAGILRLGGKIRPKTIPEKQALAAVGQGRLMEYYESAFSRFGIVVAQVLLTRDGLVARRRYTNAKNTIQTLLRWGIIPIINENDTVATDEIQFTDNDALSVLVVDLADADLLITLSDIDGLYSEDPRKNPEAEILRVVEDVSDEIIKMAGNEPGRAGRGGMRSKLEAARLVTASGVPMVIAKGRRPECLLDIVKGKPIGTLFLPKKRPILHGKKPWIACTLDPEGVLYLDDGAVRAIEQGGKSLLPVGITSIEGDFEQGDCVVCKDCRGRKVATGIISWNSKDLKNILGLRSEEISAKLGLSTIPEVIHRDNMVVLGGSHE
- the nadD gene encoding nicotinate-nucleotide adenylyltransferase; translation: MDRSGNKFGIIGGAFDPIHYGHLRSALEVCQGIGLDKIIFVPTYHPPHKDPLKLTPFEHRVRLVNLAIEGLNCFSCSEIEKDLTTPSYSVNTLEALKKSLPEGACLYFLIGSDAFFELTTWKDYKRLFDLATLVVMVRTREGPEAVEAFAQEVFPEELSNGRIITFSVTQLEISSSKIRQLLREGKSPRFLLPQECIDYLEEHKIHMNVKAINTANLEDNPRHVQDVEERLQLF
- a CDS encoding M20/M25/M40 family metallo-hydrolase, whose protein sequence is MKINQERLKQTFIELCEIESPSGHEGEVAWYLKKVFSDELGFTVLEDNSQEITGSETANIIVKIPGDTGRTPLLFNAHMDTVEPAKGIKVIFENGVFRSDGTTVLGGDDKAACAILIEVARLIKENGLSRPPLEFVFTVCEEIGLLGAKALDVGLIEAKSGYALDTTGTFNLINRAPCAIRFRIKVHGKSAHAGIAPEEGINAIVLASKAISQVPIGRIDSKTTANIGLIKGGKATNIVPDLVEIEGEVRSHDEKRLKEVQDEIVAPFHKLGLESQQKGKGPVVQVEINDDYPLLNIPEDHVLIETARSAAGHLGHSLKVQETGGGSDANILCGKGISTAILGIGMEKVHTTNECISLKAMVDTTQLVLKIIERW
- the rsfS gene encoding ribosome silencing factor, with amino-acid sequence MKELEESHGENIVALDVRGLSSICDFFIIAQGRSTRHVQGTFERLREHLKKHKIYLKEVEGEREGKWILMDYGDIVIHLFYEPMREFYDLEGLWHEARRIQSRG
- the gpmI gene encoding 2,3-bisphosphoglycerate-independent phosphoglycerate mutase, with product MISKKVMLVIMDGWGWREDVEGNAIKLAHTPNLDSYKKEFPFTLLDASGEAVGLPPGQMGNSEVGHLNLGAGRIVYQDLTRINRAIGDGSFFDNPVLKEAMVEGETVHLFGLVSKGGVHSDFEHLLSLIRMAKGLGVRDLQIHAFLDGRDTPPKSGAGYLKELQDFIESEGIGSIATCIGRYYAMDRDRRWDRVKVAYEALTDGTGHIEKDPVDGVLRAYERGETDEFVKPIIIDGTKRVKDRDSIIFFNFRADRARELTRAFTEKDFKEFPQKQRPKLSYFATMTMYDEAFDLPVAFPPEHLKNILGEVMSLNGLKQLRIAETEKYAHVTYFFNGGEEEAFDNEERCLIPSPRDIPTYDLKPEMSAESIRDELLRRIESEDYQLVVVNFANGDMVGHTGVLDAAIKACTVVDQCVGAIVDAWLKRGGVALVTSDHGNAEKMLDEKGGPFTAHTSSPVPFYLVDPNRKGISLRRGKLGDVAPTILEIMGLDTPEEMTGKSLIKKF